The proteins below are encoded in one region of Brassica napus cultivar Da-Ae chromosome A6, Da-Ae, whole genome shotgun sequence:
- the LOC111198986 gene encoding replication protein A 70 kDa DNA-binding subunit A-like: MSANKKFHLISDLKPFKDVWRVQVKLIHSWIQNPPYADETLEMVLADQTGAKVQCSCKRTLIKRVQRNLTLGKWRVIQNMKISGTGGKYKPTNLAYKMSITNDTVFADSDLTDDSSFLSLASYEEILNGSADTKCLIDIIGQAIDIGEVQIIQVHNEDRKRVLFRIRDNSGNALACCLWGRYAEQIEHHLENHVGEDIVCVIRFAKISEFGGEVQITNAFDASLLDLNPTMAEALDFKEKLKNQVLALAGNDNQRDPKKELIKVADDWDDVGIIPISELHETSELENVKIVCSVEAVDTDWAWYYFGCKSCGKIVTRIRRSVSGKLAKPLFRCPGCRTNGSNVLPKFKLHLIVRDDTGDCKLVLLGSIAKTLIGLEAHEIWDGSYEEIEDPENLPQPILDLVDKSFCFGLCPSDSGSEIYKVSKVWSGDIIHQIETESEPVTLIEGCSSTVSSGGVMLQDVDTHASSEDCATPFSKRKETDSELPDITSTSKKLCTPTIKTEKSKID, encoded by the exons ATGTCTGCTAACAAAAAGTTTCATTTGATCAGCGATCTTAAACCCTTTAAGGATGTGTGGCGTGTTCAAGTGAAACTAATTCACTCATGGATACAAAACCCACCTTACGCTGATGAAACATTAGAAATGGTTTTAGCTGATCAAACT GGTGCTAAAGTTCAGTGCTCGTGCAAGAGAACTCTCATTAAGCGAGTTCAACGTAACCTTACTCTTGGAAAGTGGCGTGTTATTCAGAACATGAAGATTTCTGGAACCGGTGGCAAATACAAACCTACAAATCTTGCCTATAAGATGAGTATCACAAACGATACTGTTTTTGCAGACTCGGATCTCACTGACGATAGCAGCTTTTTATCTCTAGCAAGTTACGAAGAGATATTGAATGGAAGTGCTGATACTAAGTGTCTTATTG ACATAATAGGCCAAGCTATTGATATTGGTGAAGTTCAGATCATCCAAGTCCATAACGAAGACAGGAAAAGGGTTTTGTTTCGCATACGAGACAACAG TGGTAATGCTTTGGCATGTTGTCTGTGGGGCCGTTATGCTGAGCAAATCGAACATCATCTTGAGAATCATGTTGGTGAAGACATTGTTTGCGTGATTAGATTTGCTAAAATCAGTGAATTTGGAG GTGAAGTTCAAATAACAAATGCATTTGATGCATCACTTTTGGATCTAAATCCAACTATGGCTGAGGCTTTGGATTTCAAAGAGAA GCTCAAAAATCAAGTGCTTGCTCTTGCTGGGAATGATAACCAGCGTGACCCTAAAAAGGAACTTATCAAAGTTGCTGATGATTGGGATGATGTTGGTATCATCCCGATTTCTGAGTTACATGAAACTTCTGAG CTCGAGAACGTTAAGATCGTATGTTCTGTGGAAGCAGTTGATACTGATTGGGCGTGGTACTATTTTGGATGTAAGAGTTGTGGGAAGATTGTTACTAGGATCAGAAGGTCTGTGTCTGGAAAGCTTGCTAAACCTCTGTTCCGTTGTCCTGGGTGTCGTACCAATGGATCTAATGTGCTTCCAAA ATTCAAACTTCATTTGATTGTTCGTGATGACACTGGAGACTGTAAACTCGTGTTGCTTGGCTCTATTGCAAAAACACTCATCGGTTTGGAAGCACATGAGATTTGGGATGGTTCTTATGAAGAA ATTGAAGATCCTGAAAATTTGCCGCAACCAATACTGGATTTGGTAGACAAATCTTTCTGTTTTGGACTCTGTCCCTCTGATTCCGGATCCGAGATCTATAAGGTGTCAAAGGTCTGGTCTGGAGATATTATTCACCAAATTGAAACTGAATCAGAGCCAGTAACACTTATAGAAGGTTGTTCGTCCACTGTGTCTTCTGGTGGG GTTATGTTGCAGGATGTTGACACTCATGCATCATCAGAAGATTGTGCAACTCCTTTctcgaaaagaaaagaaactgaTTCAGAACTGCCAGACATAACATCTACTTCAAAGAAGTTGTGCACTCCCACAATCAAGACTGAGAAATCTAAGATCGATTAG
- the BNAA06G15800D gene encoding protein RESPONSE TO LOW SULFUR 3 encodes MGKGGAYLTVAAEEVEKLRRRNGELEREMEEMKKEMIQLWRRTVVAEEAEERLCSQLAELEVESLDQAREYESRIHFLVDQISRLSSSSLEVVVMNS; translated from the coding sequence ATGGGAAAAGGAGGAGCTTATCTGACGGTGGCGGCGGAAGAGGTTGAGAAGCTACGGAGGAGGAACGGAGAATTGGAGAGAGaaatggaggagatgaagaaagAGATGATTCAGTTGTGGAGGCGGACGGTGGTGGCGGAAGAGGCGGAGGAGAGACTCTGCTCGCAGCTGGCGGAGCTGGAGGTTGAGTCTCTAGATCAGGCGCGTGAGTATGAGTCTCGTATACACTTCCTCGTGGACCAAATCTCTCgtctctcttcctcctctctcGAAGTCGTTGTTATGAATTCGTAG
- the LOC106347413 gene encoding chloroplastic import inner membrane translocase subunit HP30-1, which translates to MGVGGGEGEQRRGEMMAISSLFNDQQNPIQQVQVKFKEVEVGLKTWLSKQSIPVEAAVVSTMSGVQGAFIGGLMGTLSPEMPQTDPQAMASMKQAQALVGGPWVQARNFAAITGVNAGIACVMKRIRGKEDLESAVVAALGSGFAYSLVSQGLQGQPINAITTAAGFAVFQGIFFKLGERFSKPSPEDPFYTRSRTMLLKLGLQKYEKNFKKGLLTDPTLPLLTDSALRDVSIPPGPRLLILDHIQRDPEIKGKRGK; encoded by the exons ATGGGTGTAGGCGGCGGAGAAGGTGAGCAGAGGAGAGGAGAGATGATGGCGATATCGAGCTTATTCAACGACCAGCAGAATCCAATTCAGCAGGTACAAGTCAAGTTCAAGGAGGTGGAAGTGGGTTTGAAGACGTGGCTGTCGAAGCAATCGATACCGGTGGAAGCAGCCGTGGTGTCCACGATGAGCGGCGTGCAGGGAGCTTTCATAGGAGGACTCATGGGAACACTCTCCCCTGAGATGCCTCAGACTGACCCTCAAGCCATGGCGTCGATGAAGCAAGCTCAG GCGCTTGTGGGTGGGCCATGGGTTCAAGCTCGGAACTTTGCTGCGATTACTGGTGTTAATGCTGGAATTGCTTGTGTTATGAAACGGATTAGAGGCAAAGAGGATCTTGAATCTGC CGTGGTTGCAGCACTAGGTTCTGGATTTGCCTACTCTTTGGTGAGCCAAGGCTTGCAAGGACAGCCTATTAACGCAATCACTACTGCTGCTGGTTTCGCTGTATTCCAAGGAATATTTTTCAAG TTGGGAGAAAGATTCTCGAAACCGAGTCCTGAAGACCCGTTTTACACCAGATCAAGAACCATGCTGTTGAAGCTAGGCCTACAgaagtatgagaagaacttcaaGAAAGGACTTCTAACAGATCCCACTTTACCATTACTCACCGACAG tgcGCTAAGAGATGTGAGCATCCCACCAGGGCCGAGACTTCTGATACTAGACCATATCCAGAG GGACCCTGAGATAAAGGGTAAACGAGGAAAGTAG
- the LOC106347414 gene encoding translation initiation factor IF-2, protein MGGCASRPKESDMNNEGSVPKPVSENVVAKEINTEESGEKQNQTETTETTSVEAEETSEVEPTKETAPAAEAEVAAAVEESSSAGEVAAATEKVENVAAATENVEAVAVAAAPEKVEAEPVKEEKEAVVIV, encoded by the exons atgggTGGCTGTGCGAGTAGACCCAAGGAGTCAGACATGAACAACGAAGGCTCTGTTCCTAAGCCTGTGTCTGAAAACGTAGTAGCCAAG GAGATCAACACAGAAGAAAGCGGTGAGAAACAAAACCAGACAGAGACCACTGAAACAACTTCTGTCGAAGCTGAGGAGACATCTGAGGTCGAACCGACCAAGGAAACAGCTCCTGCTGCTGAAGCAGAGGTTGCAGCAGCCGTGGAGGAGTCATCTTCTGCTGGTGAGGTTGCAGCAGCAACTGAGAAAGTGGAGAACGTAGCGGCTGCAACAGAAAACGTTGAGGCGGTTGCGGTAGCTGCTGCACCTGAAAAGGTTGAGGCCGAACCAGTAAAGGAAGAGAAAGAAGCTGTCGTCATTGTTTGA